The Aythya fuligula isolate bAytFul2 chromosome 1, bAytFul2.pri, whole genome shotgun sequence nucleotide sequence atgaaaaaatgccAGCAAACACATTACATTCTCCTGCAAGAAGTTGTTTCATCCTATTGAAAATCTTTGTTAGAAAGAATGATGAGAATGGTAATAATAAGGCACTATAATTATACCTGATCCTTCTATAATCTCTCTCTCCACAGAGTTCAGGAGCACTTTACTGCTATTATTGGATTTGAACAGCCCCATCTGGATAACATACGATTGATTTGTTTGCATGGCTTATTTTAGGTATTTCAGCACATACATTAGAGCTGCCTCCATATCTGGCCCATCCCCTGCACAGTCTCTGAGAGCAGCGAGCAGTCTTTGGTTCCTGCTTTCCACCTCCCCTTTCTGCCCTCCTGATGCCTTGGAGAGCTCTTTGCAGAAATCCAAGGATCAGGAGCCACCAGTCCTTCTCCACCCAACCCAAAACTGCAGAACAGGGGATATGACCTTTCCCGTGGTGTCCAAATGTGCGAGAAGCTACATCAAAGCCAAGAACTTTGTGGGCCCCTTGTAGAAAGCTCTTGGGTGAGAAGCTGGGCACTTGCTACTTCACTgggccagggccaggagcaAACAGATGAAATTCTAAATAATTCAGTTCAcgtttaaaaatgttattataaaAAATGAGGTTTTTAAAAACGAATAAAAGTGCAATACAAACAATATGGTTTACATAAACTGAACTGTTCTCAGCCTGAAATTTACAGCTTACAGTGCGGGGAATGTCCCTTGCAGATTGGGCTCCCATAAAACTTAATAAATACAAGTTGCCTCATTCTGTCATTGCTCTTAGTGCttttaaagggattttttttttcctcccgtGAATTGGAGCAAGGACTTCTCCCTGATGGCCAACTAGAGGCAGGCTGGGTAGCAGCCCCTGCatcccctccacctcccagccagcccctgcctgcccagACAGCTGGCATTGCCGCTGCCTGCCTGTTCTGTGGGCACATTTCCTTGAGCATCTTAAAAGGAACAGCTAGTCCTGCCTGAAGTCTTTTTCCCCAACTTCATTTTACCGTTTTGAAGTACTACATCCTCGCTTTCATTCTCTTAAGATTCTTCAGAGATGTCTTTGCCAATttgtttacttctgttttatttttaaaagacaaaccCCCGGTGGCCATAAGCTCTCAAGTCACTTTTGAAAAAACATTGTCTTGTCTGTAAGTGCTTTGTTTGTGATCCTCTCCAGTCCTTTAGGCTATTGTTTACGAGCTGGAAGGCATCTACGCTCGGGCTAATCATGCTGAATGCCAGCAATTCCCCCAGCATGATTTGTTGCACAAGCCAGTGGGAGCGTGGTTTGTTGTGATTTAAGTTTATTATGGAAAACCCACGTTTGCTCACACCAGCCTTACAAAATGGGAGACCTCGTCCAAAACCTTCCGAGGGGAACAACAATCTGGCCGCTGATTTCGATGGCATCTGGGACTGGCTCAAAGGTCTAGAGCTCTGCAAGCAGGAGTGGCACCGTGGAAAAGCAGGTAGCCCAGGAGCCAGCCAAATCTTCCTTTAGAAGTTGTTGTTTGCTCGGGGTTGGATGCAGATCTAGGAGGCTGCCAGTGCTgtgtgatgttttcttcttcctcaccaCGTCTTTTTTCAAGCTCCTCTCTGACCCGAGTGGTGCCtggggcacagctctgctggatgTCACCTGGGGCTGAGGCTGGCCTGCACCGATGCCCTCCCTATACATCACAGGAGAAACAGCTCCTTCTGTGTGTTTTGAGTCTCACACTTAAGTATCTGATCAGttgccctgtttttttttttgtttgtttgtttgtttttgtttgtttttttataagaaaatgcACTCAGCCACCTCCTCCATGGCTCTTAGGCTTTGCAGACCTCTGGCACTCAGAGGTCTGCAAAACCTCAGTCATCTTTTTTGTTCTGGGATGAGAAGACCCAGCATATAGAGCCAGCCTGTCCAGGGGGAGTGTGTGGAAGTGCTCGGCTCCAGCTGCATCAAAAGGGCAGCTCTGCCACCCCGACTGAGATcacaggggagcagggagcgcGCGGAGACCCCGGCggctctgcagggaggcagcaggggaggcaggGCGGCTGTGCCGCGTCTCCCTCTGACACCTGCTCTCTCTTTGAAGGCTGTCCTTCACAGCCAGGCACAGAGCTCCAACTGCTGCAGCTCCGTGCATACCAAACGCCTGAGGAATTGCTGCAAAGTGAGCTCAGCTGGACAAAACCGTCACGCTCCCCCAACCAAGgtaaaaattaagatttttagCACATTGAAAGGACGATGATGCGAATACGTATTTTGGGAAGGACGTCAGGGCAGGAGCCCAAACCCAAGCCATCACTTGGGTGCGCAGGAGGTCTTGTTCTGAAGCTTGCCTACATAGGAGGAGCTCATTTCCAAATGGTGAGAGTGCCCAAACATCAATAAACTCTGTGATACGTGTTTGCACAAAACTTATGGCTTTGGGTGAATTTTGATGCACCGAGGCAGAGCCGTAATGCAATACAGACCCTCATGTCAGAGGTAATCAAGTGTTATTAcaagagctgctggctgtggggccCCTCCTGCGCGCACACATGGGTACATATGGAAGTTATTAACAAGTTTCAGCGGAGGATTTCGGGAAATTAACCCCTGCGACCCCGCTGCACTGCTGGAGGGCAGCTGGTCGGCAGCAGATGAAGAGCAGCTTCCTGCTGCATGCCTGCGGCGGGCCGGGACCCAaagccagcccccagcagcctggtAAGAGGCAGCCTCTCGCAGAAGGACCAAACATTTCAACTTTGGATGTGAGGACGAGCGGTTGAAAAAAACCATCTGCGAGGCTGTATAAATTTCCTCGACAAACTGAAATGAGTCAGCTGGAGAAATGTGTAACATAAcgtataaaaatgcaaacaattttCTTCTATTCCCCCAACGGTGCTGGAGAGCTTGTGAGGAAGTTTGTAATTTCTTTACAAGTCCCTTCAGGAGCCACCAAGCAAAGCGTTTGGATGCTGGCCAcaaggagctgctcctgcacgGAGGGACCCGCTCCGgggcagggtggctgcagggaaCATCTCCCACCCACTGACACTGTTTGCAGTCACCCCTTGGAATTAACCTCTTCTGATTTTACTTCGCACATCTCTGTCTCAAAAGTTTCAGGAAAAAGGCTTCTCTCCCAAGATCCAAGCAGAAAATGGAGGAGGTCTCTGTAAAGACAGCCACATCCAAATGCACTTCTCCCATTCTTGTTCTTCCCaaattggtttgttttcttgctccGGTTCTGATCTGAGAAGTGCCCTCTCCTCCGGAACAATGAGGATAGGCACCATAATGTGCTTTAAACTTTTACAATATAACAATACTTGGCAGTCATTCACTGCTTTCTCATCCTCAGATCTCAAATCAATTTGCTACAGCCCTGCATGGAATTGACTTACTTGTAAGTCAGAGACGAGTACTTGCTGtgcaattacaaaaataaaataaaataaaataaaattaacaaaatacagTGGATTTTATTAAAATCCAAACTATTTCCTCCTCCCTTGGTGTGATTTTCCTCAGGCACAGCCCCGGCCACAGACACAGCTCTTGCGCAGCCCTCAGCCGTGCAGCCCAAGATGCTCATTTCAGGCCAAATGAGAACGGTTCATCGCCAGGTCAGCGCAATCCAGCTCGAAAGCTCTTCCCTCGGCGAGCTATAACCACTGCCATAAAACAGAAGCATTCCTGTACTCGGTTATAAACGTGAAAGAAACGAGCCCgctccttccctgccacccCTGGTTTCTaaagggaaggcaggaaggcagccGGAGAAGAAAGGGGCGATGAGGTGGGCAGGAGACACGGTCCCAGCCCCACTCCTCCTAGTGAGGGAGGGCAGCACGCAGAGCTGACCCCACCTGGGCTTCCCCCGAGGACCAAGGCAGGTGCCCAAAGGCACCTGAGGTACCACAGGGTGGGCACAGGAGCTACAATGTACTCATCCATAGCGGAACCTTGGGTTGAGCAACAGGATGGTGCCCAAGGCCCAGCCAAACAtatggcagggagcagcaccaAGAGCATACATGTGGCCCCCAAATGGACCCCAGGAGGTCTCCATCCATGGCATGGCCAGCTCTGAGGTGACACCACGCTGCTCAAGGCTTCACCCAGTTGGGTCTTGAAAACTTCCAAGTGTGGAGActgcacaacctctctgagcaaccagCTGGACCCCCCAGGGGTCTCCTCCTATCCAGTCTGGACTTGTTCCCACCACCCCCCATTTCCCACCACGCTGTGGTGAGCTTGGCTCCTTGCTGACCTCCTTGTAGGCACAGGCAGGTTGCTGTTAGGTCCCCCCGAAGGCATCTCCTCTCCAGGTTCAACAAGCCCAGCTCGCACAGCCTCTCCTCATGGAACAATGCTCCAATCCCTGGAGCACCCTGGGGTTGTACCCCTGATCTCACCCCATTTTTTTGGTTGCATCACAGAGCCCCCAAACTGGATGCAATATTCTAAATGGGGCCTAAAGAGTAGCCAGTACAGGGAGATGATCACTCCCCTCACCTACTGGCCATGCTCCTGTTGGaacagcccaggctgctgcttgcctttGCTGCCAGGCACCCTGTAGGCTCAGCCTGCTGCCTGGGTTGCAGTGCTCAGACAGGGCTGCTCCAGGAGGTGGACACAGCGGTGACCCTGGGCAAGGGGGTTTATCCgagcagggctccaggtgggtcAAACCCCAgcccccggctgctgctgcctggagcagcacagggcaccCTTGCCCTGGTGCAGGGCACTGCAGCCCAATCTGCTCTCAAACAGACCCAGCAATGATAACAGGCTACACACAGTGGTTCCTCAGACAAGATATCTGAAGCTAAGAGAGCAAATTCAgagccccagctctccacatTTGGCTTTTTCACTCCGTGCAGGTCTGAAGGGGAAAGCCAGCATGAGCTGAGCAGCCTGCGTGTACAatgcactgctggctgctctctgaTCTGACTCAGGTGTCACATTTTATAGTATCCAGGCACACCAACCTCCTTTCACAAAGCTGGTTTTAGTCACTTATTTTGAGGACATCATACCCACCTGCACCCTTGAAAAGAACCACAACACTGATTTTTCTTAGGCCTATTTAAGCCCTTTTCTATCCCTCTCATTTGTAGCCACCCTCATCAGTCACAGCTCATCAATGCTGTGCTTCCTTCAAACACTCAgtagaatttttaaataatacaaataatactTCTGAAAGCCTTATCTCCGTCTATTCAGGAAGTGAGTTATGTttataaaattctttatttattgcaCTGTAAGGTGAACTAAGTTTATTGTTCCCACCTAAGACCATTCATTTATGTACTGCTTTTGGTCTTGGTAAGAAACTCACTCGTTCAGTTTGTTTGATTACCATGTATCTCTGCACTAAACTACCCGTGTCTCCAATGCTGCAAGGGAATGAAAATACTGTTATGTATTcattagcttttaaaaagaagtacaaaaacatgtttattaacatttaaaaagttgtaTAAAAattctttgccatttttttttgagacaaaaccaaaacatcttTGTACAGTCCATAGATGGCAGCAGCATACTATCAGATGAGCGTAAGGAAGGGCACAGGATTGATCTGTTCTCACCCTcgcagagcagcccaggctctCTGGACTGGGACCGCCTCCGCTGGAACGCACTGCCCGTAGTATAAACCCATCTGCACTCCCAAAAACCTGTTCAAATAAAGCGAGGCAAAAGGCAGAGAAGCTGCACGTACTGTAAAGAGCTGCAGCAGTTCTCCCCAGGTGCAAGTGCTGACATCTGTTTGTGCGGCGAGGAGCAGGGCGCGCTCCTGCCCTTGTGGCTCTCCGGGCAGCACGGGGCCATGCCCAGGCTGCAGCGCTGTGGGACCAGTCCCAGCCATATCGCTGCACGAGGGCACATGCTTAGCACAGACTAGCTCAGGCACTTTGGGGCAGCGGGGCTGACCTGGGGGGACAGGCAGCTTGCCCCACTCTCAAGCTTATAAGGCACGACTGGAGCAAAGAGCAGGACCCGGGGGGTGGAAACcgctgctctcctgctctggCTTTACCCCAGCCATTGCAGGGAAGGCCACATGTGCTGTGCACCTTCGAGGACACAGCTCTTATGGCCAATGGCTTGGGGcacctgccctcccctgcctctCCGAGCAGCTACCCCGGCCCCGCTGGCACGGCCAGGCGGCAGGCGCGTCCCTTCGCCTCCCACACGCCCGCCATCATCTCCCAGCCCCGGCTGTGGAGGGACTGGAGCCAACACTTTGCTCTGACCCCCGTCTCCTGCCCGGgggtgacgccaccacctcctgcAGGCACGTCCCTGTGGTGTCCCCCGTGGCAGCAGCGCCAGCAGGCAGGCGCCGGCGGCACAGTTCTCGAAGCGTGGGCACCGCTCGGCGGCTCCGGCACAGGGGCTCCGAGAAGACCAGGGGGGTTCCCCCCATCTCATCAAAGTGCAAGGGGTTGTTGCGGGTCCCCGccaccaccagctccagcagccggACCACGCAGTCCGAAAACCAGTTCTTCAGGCGGAAATAGCCCTCCTGGAAAGAGATGCGGAGGCTGACGGGCCCCGTGGGCATCCGCACGCTCAGGCTG carries:
- the LOC116496252 gene encoding suppressor of cytokine signaling 1-like gives rise to the protein MIRGRPDDLHNTHATVSRPQRQHRSVLPSPAPPGLPDRFRMFRSCEWEVLERSLNILQASDFYWGPLSVGEAHAKLQREPVGTYLVRDSSQGNCLFSLSVRMPTGPVSLRISFQEGYFRLKNWFSDCVVRLLELVVAGTRNNPLHFDEMGGTPLVFSEPLCRSRRAVPTLRELCRRRLPAGAAATGDTTGTCLQEVVASPPGRRRGSEQSVGSSPSTAGAGR